The following proteins come from a genomic window of Pelagicoccus albus:
- a CDS encoding M14 family metallopeptidase: MLNPTHFNAQLLAAARDQNFAVEELTSHSGYAIYALTRKAAPSGDKPPLRLYLSSGIHGDEPAGPLALLELLESGLLPRDTDIAIVPLINPTGIKAKKRENDNGWDLNRDFRYPKNPETQAVREFIISQAPFHLSVALHEDWESSGFYMYCITPDGDDRLPRKILNEVKKEGPLEPETEIDGHPAENGLITRPADFDLEGRDDWPEAFLLYERSEHVHITTESASSAQLRIRIAQQCQAVKTAIRLLEEKRKNSPSE; encoded by the coding sequence ATGCTAAATCCGACTCATTTTAACGCTCAACTGCTTGCGGCCGCCCGAGATCAAAACTTTGCAGTCGAGGAACTGACAAGCCATTCAGGCTACGCGATTTACGCCCTAACTCGGAAAGCGGCCCCTTCTGGCGACAAGCCTCCTCTCCGTCTCTATCTGTCTTCCGGCATTCATGGGGACGAACCTGCGGGACCACTCGCTTTGCTCGAACTCCTCGAATCGGGACTTCTCCCGAGAGATACCGATATTGCGATTGTTCCTCTCATCAACCCCACTGGGATCAAGGCAAAGAAGCGCGAAAACGACAATGGCTGGGATCTCAATCGCGATTTCAGATATCCGAAAAATCCAGAGACCCAAGCGGTACGGGAATTTATTATCTCCCAAGCGCCTTTCCATTTGAGTGTAGCGTTGCACGAAGATTGGGAGAGCTCAGGATTCTACATGTACTGCATCACTCCGGATGGAGATGATAGACTGCCACGGAAAATCTTGAACGAGGTCAAAAAGGAGGGTCCCCTGGAGCCTGAGACAGAAATTGACGGGCATCCCGCAGAAAACGGGCTTATCACTCGACCCGCTGATTTCGATTTAGAGGGTAGAGACGATTGGCCAGAAGCATTTCTGCTCTACGAGCGTTCGGAACACGTTCACATCACCACTGAATCTGCCAGCTCAGCCCAATTGCGAATACGCATCGCCCAGCAATGTCAGGCGGTCAAAACCGCGATTCGCTTGCTGGAAGAAAAACGAAAGAACTCTCCTTCTGAATAA
- a CDS encoding sigma-70 family RNA polymerase sigma factor: MHNLTPDEETDQLVAKARGGDKRAFDRLVTLHYDKVYGQALRMLRSEEDAKDVAQLAWIKAWKKLDSFRGDSAFTSWLYRITTFTALDCIRKRDNRRETQSDDEFLENAAHSEASPVASPEQLRNVERKELQQRIDDALAKLPEKLRTALQLREIEGLSYEEMAKKLQCKTGTVMSRLFNARKTIQKYLADLVT; the protein is encoded by the coding sequence TTGCACAATTTGACACCGGACGAAGAGACAGACCAGCTCGTGGCCAAAGCCCGAGGAGGCGACAAACGCGCCTTCGACCGTCTTGTGACTCTTCATTACGACAAAGTGTACGGGCAAGCGCTCCGCATGCTCCGCTCCGAAGAGGATGCCAAAGATGTCGCTCAGCTGGCTTGGATAAAGGCGTGGAAAAAATTGGACAGTTTCCGCGGCGATTCAGCATTCACTTCATGGCTATACAGAATTACAACTTTCACCGCCCTAGACTGCATCCGCAAACGCGACAATCGCAGGGAAACTCAATCAGACGACGAATTCCTGGAAAACGCAGCCCACAGTGAAGCATCGCCAGTTGCTTCCCCTGAACAATTACGCAATGTAGAAAGAAAAGAACTACAGCAAAGAATCGACGACGCTCTCGCCAAACTTCCCGAAAAACTTCGAACCGCGCTCCAGCTTCGAGAAATCGAAGGCCTTAGCTACGAAGAGATGGCTAAAAAGCTCCAGTGCAAAACAGGCACCGTGATGTCACGACTTTTCAATGCGCGAAAAACCATCCAAAAATATTTAGCCGACCTAGTCACATGA
- a CDS encoding LptF/LptG family permease, with protein MSLIHRYIFRNVFTSCFASVAMFAFLILTMSLVKDMLSLLAEGQLTLKAFFQLTWLLLPFVFVYALPMGFITGTLLTMGRLSAENEVTSLRAAGVSVIRLSSSVLLLAILGTTVSLIVNFYYGPLAKTKYRQELKNTIQTNPLGFIVEKTFVKDFPGSVIYVGKKENEMLYDVWIWKLNSKSQVTTFARAEKGRFAFIENSSELQLDAEQVTIEYRDEDDPESFRTRNFYPASAARFPFSFSLEKILGRETLARKLTWMTFDELQTEIRGYREIADSSSGEVREEALQNLLKAKMVFHQNFAMGFAVLSFACIAVPLGLKTSRKETSANLALGVGMGLIYYLAMISIDMLDSRPNFRPELLFWVPNLCYQAYGAWLFIRLDHGKKAKKK; from the coding sequence GTGAGCTTGATCCATCGTTACATTTTCAGAAACGTTTTCACCTCCTGCTTCGCGTCGGTGGCGATGTTTGCGTTTCTCATTCTGACCATGAGTCTGGTCAAGGACATGTTGAGTCTCCTAGCGGAGGGGCAGCTAACCCTGAAAGCTTTTTTCCAGCTCACGTGGCTGCTACTGCCATTTGTATTCGTCTATGCCCTACCGATGGGCTTCATCACCGGAACGCTGCTGACGATGGGACGTCTCTCGGCGGAGAATGAAGTGACATCCCTTCGCGCGGCGGGGGTAAGCGTTATTCGGTTGTCCAGCTCTGTTTTGCTTTTGGCTATTTTGGGTACGACGGTTTCGCTGATTGTTAATTTCTACTATGGTCCTTTGGCCAAGACGAAATACCGTCAGGAACTAAAGAATACGATCCAAACCAATCCGTTGGGCTTCATCGTAGAGAAAACCTTCGTGAAAGACTTCCCCGGGTCTGTCATCTACGTCGGCAAAAAGGAGAATGAAATGCTCTACGACGTTTGGATTTGGAAGCTAAACAGCAAGAGTCAGGTTACTACCTTTGCTCGAGCAGAGAAGGGCCGTTTCGCCTTCATCGAAAATAGTTCGGAGCTCCAATTGGACGCAGAGCAGGTGACGATCGAGTATCGCGACGAAGACGATCCCGAGAGTTTCAGAACCAGAAATTTCTACCCGGCCTCCGCGGCTCGCTTCCCGTTTTCCTTTTCTCTGGAGAAGATCCTTGGGCGTGAAACATTAGCCCGAAAGCTCACCTGGATGACATTTGATGAGCTGCAGACAGAAATTCGTGGCTATCGGGAAATCGCGGATTCCTCTAGCGGTGAAGTTCGCGAGGAAGCTTTGCAAAACTTGCTCAAGGCCAAGATGGTCTTCCATCAGAATTTCGCCATGGGCTTTGCAGTACTATCTTTCGCCTGTATTGCGGTGCCACTTGGGCTGAAAACTTCGCGCAAGGAGACTTCGGCCAACCTCGCTCTCGGCGTGGGAATGGGCCTGATATATTACTTGGCGATGATTTCGATAGACATGCTAGACAGCCGTCCGAATTTCCGTCCCGAGTTGTTGTTTTGGGTGCCCAATCTCTGCTATCAAGCCTACGGGGCTTGGCTTTTCATCAGGTTGGACCACGGCAAAAAGGCCAAGAAAAAGTAG
- the rlmN gene encoding 23S rRNA (adenine(2503)-C(2))-methyltransferase RlmN, which yields MKYVPEKPPIYGETLQSLQDRFLELGEPKFRAKQVLEWLYKKRAKSWDAMTNLPKPLREKLEASFEIAPSKRVLAKESSDDTEKLLLQMGDNSMVETVVIRAPQVGVGQENSRKTICISTQVGCAYGCRFCASGLAGWKRDLSVGEIVSQLIHVCHMEDATTERASDEIASFDNIVVMGMGEPMANYKNLLPALRILNADWGLNFGARRVTISTSGVVPRILELADEKEQFRLAISLHGATNEVRDQIMPVNRKYPLEQLLPAIQKYAQTKGRMVTLEFILIEEINDTLEQADALIKIALDLKAHVNLIPYNTVDGLEWKRPSINRQDTFYNRLRNRGVSVTIRREKGHDIAAACGQLKLKTETELA from the coding sequence ATGAAATACGTTCCGGAAAAGCCGCCAATCTACGGGGAAACACTCCAAAGCCTACAAGACCGATTCCTAGAATTGGGCGAACCGAAATTTCGAGCCAAACAGGTTCTAGAGTGGCTCTACAAAAAACGAGCCAAGTCGTGGGATGCCATGACAAACCTTCCCAAGCCCCTGCGTGAAAAGCTGGAAGCCTCGTTCGAGATCGCGCCTTCCAAACGCGTCTTAGCTAAGGAATCATCGGACGACACGGAAAAGCTCCTGCTGCAGATGGGCGATAACTCCATGGTGGAGACCGTTGTGATTCGGGCCCCGCAAGTTGGAGTCGGGCAGGAAAACTCTCGCAAGACGATTTGCATATCCACCCAAGTGGGCTGCGCCTACGGCTGCCGTTTTTGCGCCTCGGGTCTGGCCGGATGGAAACGGGACCTTTCGGTAGGCGAAATAGTCTCTCAGCTCATCCACGTTTGCCACATGGAAGACGCCACCACCGAGAGAGCCTCCGATGAGATCGCCTCTTTTGATAACATCGTGGTCATGGGCATGGGCGAGCCAATGGCCAACTACAAGAACCTCCTCCCTGCCCTCCGCATTCTCAACGCGGACTGGGGGCTAAATTTCGGAGCCCGACGTGTGACGATCTCCACTTCAGGAGTCGTACCCAGAATTTTGGAGCTAGCGGACGAGAAGGAGCAATTCCGACTGGCAATTTCCCTCCATGGCGCGACCAACGAGGTACGCGACCAGATCATGCCCGTGAACCGGAAGTATCCGCTGGAGCAACTGTTGCCAGCTATTCAAAAATACGCCCAAACCAAGGGACGCATGGTTACACTGGAATTTATCCTGATCGAAGAGATCAACGACACCCTCGAGCAAGCGGACGCTCTAATTAAGATAGCGCTGGATTTGAAAGCTCACGTAAACCTCATCCCGTACAACACTGTCGACGGCTTGGAATGGAAACGACCCTCCATTAATCGTCAGGACACTTTCTACAACCGGCTCCGAAACCGCGGCGTATCGGTTACCATTCGACGGGAGAAGGGACACGATATCGCTGCCGCCTGCGGTCAATTAAAGTTAAAAACAGAAACCGAGCTCGCCTAA
- the metF gene encoding methylenetetrahydrofolate reductase [NAD(P)H], with protein sequence MSQTPISQLFSQERPLLSVEFFPPKSDDALEKLIESADDLAFYQPDFVSVTYGAGGSTRDRSAKACELLRDEHEFNIMPHLTCVGASRDELAVTVNGLYESGYRNIMALRGDPPKDSPSFVVAENGFAYASDLVAFIKELHPDISIGVAGYPEKHPEAADLSTDLRNLKTKVDAGASFITTQLFFDNSDLYRFLEEADKLDISVPVIPGLMPVLSLKQVKRITSMCGASLPAELEKHLNLAGDNDELVRQIGIRWATEQLQDLIEQGLPGVHLYALNRSDVATELMSAFRSSVE encoded by the coding sequence ATGAGCCAAACCCCAATCAGCCAACTCTTTTCCCAGGAACGTCCTCTCCTCTCCGTTGAATTTTTTCCGCCTAAGTCGGACGACGCCCTCGAGAAGCTAATCGAGTCAGCGGACGATCTCGCCTTCTACCAGCCTGACTTCGTTTCGGTCACTTATGGAGCTGGAGGAAGCACCCGCGACCGTTCCGCTAAGGCTTGCGAGCTGCTTCGCGACGAGCATGAATTCAACATCATGCCCCACCTCACTTGCGTGGGAGCGAGTCGCGACGAACTGGCCGTCACCGTTAACGGGCTCTACGAGTCTGGCTACCGGAACATCATGGCTCTACGCGGCGACCCACCGAAAGACAGCCCCTCGTTTGTGGTGGCGGAAAACGGATTCGCCTATGCGTCGGACCTAGTAGCCTTTATCAAAGAGCTCCATCCGGATATCTCTATTGGGGTTGCGGGCTACCCGGAAAAACATCCAGAGGCCGCCGATCTCTCGACCGACTTGCGAAACCTTAAAACCAAGGTAGACGCTGGAGCCTCATTTATAACAACTCAGCTCTTCTTCGATAATAGCGACCTTTACCGCTTCCTCGAGGAGGCTGACAAGTTGGATATCTCCGTGCCGGTCATTCCCGGCCTAATGCCAGTCCTTTCTCTGAAGCAGGTAAAAAGAATCACCTCGATGTGCGGAGCCAGCCTTCCTGCTGAGCTCGAGAAGCATCTAAATCTAGCGGGCGACAATGATGAACTGGTTCGCCAGATCGGCATCCGCTGGGCCACGGAACAACTGCAAGACCTGATAGAACAGGGACTGCCTGGCGTGCATCTGTACGCCTTGAACCGGTCGGATGTCGCGACAGAGCTGATGTCAGCTTTTCGCTCGTCCGTCGAATAA